One Methanobrevibacter oralis genomic region harbors:
- a CDS encoding DUF4013 domain-containing protein, with product MNISEMLGDSFRYAISDYQKFLIFGVIVVLANLQIIFSNWAIENYIVIISSIISLIFSFVFLGYLVSMVRDTINNIDEMPDLDFGSNIVEGIKAIILTIVYYIIPFIITILVAILTGVFDSSLKIYSIAMEGFASNTTDLQAYILTNVPQTTFETLFISMVITIIVGIILFIIFSIFSTIGFARFAKYKSLSEGLSIGKVFDDIKTIGIGRIIGWIIVLIIIAFVIGFIIGILNMIPYIGVILSYLVGYTLLYIICYRSLGLVYKNA from the coding sequence ATGAATATAAGTGAAATGTTGGGAGATTCTTTTAGATATGCAATTTCTGATTATCAGAAATTTTTAATTTTTGGCGTAATAGTTGTATTAGCTAATTTACAAATTATTTTTTCTAATTGGGCAATTGAGAATTATATTGTTATTATTAGTTCTATTATTAGTTTAATATTCTCATTTGTATTTTTAGGATATCTTGTAAGTATGGTTAGAGACACTATAAATAATATTGATGAAATGCCTGATTTGGATTTTGGTAGTAATATTGTTGAAGGTATAAAAGCAATTATTTTAACTATTGTTTATTACATTATTCCTTTTATTATCACTATATTAGTAGCTATTTTAACTGGTGTTTTTGATTCTTCTTTAAAAATTTATTCAATAGCTATGGAAGGTTTTGCTAGTAATACTACTGATTTACAAGCATATATTTTAACTAATGTTCCTCAAACTACTTTTGAAACTTTGTTTATCTCAATGGTCATTACTATTATTGTTGGAATTATTTTATTTATTATATTCAGTATTTTTTCAACTATTGGATTTGCTAGATTTGCTAAATATAAAAGTTTAAGTGAAGGATTAAGTATTGGAAAAGTATTTGATGATATTAAAACTATTGGTATTGGTAGAATTATAGGGTGGATTATTGTTTTAATTATTATAGCATTTGTTATTGGATTTATAATTGGAATTCTTAATATGATACCTTATATTGGAGTTATTTTATCTTATTTAGTTGGATATACATTACTTTATATTATATGTTACAGGTCATTAGGTTTAGTATATAAAAATGCTTAA